tcaaatttgaataCTTACGACGTCACAACTTTTATCTGCCTTCAAGCACAATTTGACATTACACTGATAATAAACGGAAGCCGTATAAGGAAATTTGTGTGCTTGGAATTCCACATAGGCTTTAGTCTTGTCTTCAGAATACCGGAACATTCCCATAATTTCCGGATCGGTGGGACACCCATCGtcgtttatcaatttttgttcccCCCAACCGAGACCGTCTCTGACTAAACAATCGGTTACGTGGATACCATAAGTGTCTTGTTCATCCAAAGTTACGACGAGCGTCAGGGGATCCCCGATTTTAACGTTTTCCGCCACTTCTTTTTTGGTTGGGTCTCCCGAAAAGATGCGCATGCTACAGCCAGGCATAGGAGCCAGAGCCGTTAAACGATCAGCGCCCTGTAAACTGAAATATAAAACGTTACGATTTGTTATATTCTACTCTATATTACACAaggttttacaaaaaaaagtttaagatAGGTaggaaactgaaaaatattggGGTTTGCtcggtaaaaaattttcgttacGTAATTCGATTTTGACATAAAATTGATAACTAATTTTCTACTTACTCGACTTTGAGCGAATCATTGGTGACTGTATTGTTCCGAGTATTATAGCGACACCTTATATGGAAACCTCTACCTTGATTCGTCACCAGTTTCAAATGAGGCTGTACTACAATCGTGTTGTAGTATTCTATGCCTCCATCGtcctgaaaataataaatatcacatCATCCATACAACCCCGTAATTTCATTCAGACTAATAATTTGTCACATCTGCAGTGAATCGAATCGAAACAACAAAGACTATCACGATTCAATGGACGGAGCCTCTTTCGAAAATTGGTTTTCCAAAATTCCAATAATGGCAACAACGGGAGCAGGTTCTCAAGAATGGTTTACttctaaaaaaatcaattttgatgaaactacaACTAAGACAGAGCTTCCACAAGTTATCACACCCCTAACATTATTGATAAAATGGCCCTACCATTGTGGACTGAATCCCATTGAGTTGATCTGGAAAGATGTTGTACAATATGTACAATTacaacagaaaataaaacatttgaatttttcacgAAGATATTCATATGATTACACTAGATAAGTGGAAAACGTGTTTTCAACATGTCTAGGACAAAGTTGAAACCAAAATCTGGTATATAGATATTGTCATTGATTAACAAGGTGAGTcccttattataaatattgacaaCAGTGGAAGGAATAAGGAAATGAGGCATTCAACAATGTCTGGCACTATGGACCGGTATAGAAAATCAGTTCCACAGGGAAGTGCACTTAGCCCCATTCCTCTATCTTATGTACACAGCTGGTATTCCCAAACACACAACTACCGCAACATATGCAGATGACACTGCCGCTCTAGCATCTCACCAGGACCCAGATATGGCCTCCCATATATTGCAGACAAACTTAGACCCCATTTTCTTGTGGCTAAAAACTTGGAGAAGaaaagtaaattaaaataaatctgTTCATGTTACCTACACCCAACGGAGAGGAACAGGCAACAAAAAGAGAGTGCAAAATACCTTGGAAATCATCTGAACCGACGACTAACCTGGAGCACACACATACTAACCAATTGGGTCTAAACGTCAGCAAACTATATTGGTTAATAGGTCGAAAATCCCAACTAATAATTGACAACAAGCTGCTAATATAGAAAAATCACACTAATTATTGTAAATGCTCCTTGGTATGTACCCAACAGCGTTATGGAAACCCATCCCAAAACATTGGTTCCACCTCTAATGCTCAATGtagaattttacaaattgaaaataaaaaaggggtgaaaaataaaatttaatgtttcgatacacatattttttaatttctaaatgAATGTGTTCCATTTTTAGCTGTTCACTTCGAAACTTCAcgtttatattgtatatttttgtgataataatcgtttataatttatattattaatctgcAGTACGAAACTGCAAATTATTTCTTGTGCCAAGTGCGATCCTGTTACATGCTCGCCTTTGGAGTTTTCAACCCTAATCACGTGCACTATGCGTGaatatgttttggtttactatttttcttcgataaataaaataaatagagtggaaatgattcaaaattatcttccaaaaaataaatagttttcataTGAACAATACAACATTAATACTTTGTCAGAAATTAATGTAGTAACCCTCGTACGCACAGGAGGGAGAAATaagagcaaagaaaaacgaagaaatagagaaagagcTGGAGttacataaaagcacaaagactcaACTGGGCCGGGCacataatgagaaaaaaatcaaatgatatAATCAAAAGAATCAAGCAATGGACCCCATTGGGGCCAAGGAGAAGagaaagacttgaagaaacgaaatagaggacataagagcacttaatatagaaaactggagggcaaaatgccggaaccgaaaggaatggaaaataatatcaACAACAACCAAAACAAAcgataaattataatgaaaacaaaaatagaaaacgaataATCCATCTCAAAAAAAGAAGGATTTAAAGTGCCAAAAGCGATGGCCATAATCCAAAGTgttgatgatgataatgatgaacCCTCGTATGCCAAAAATAAATTCCCTTTAGTCATCAAATTATCAATCTTTTCTACTTCAATATaaagcaaccctcgtatacactatgcaaaatttgaacatacctcgtatataatacaatataattatgaataccTGATAATGTtaagaaaagttttattaagaaaaatgaaatattttctaattttcatttatattagtTGCAACCATGTATACaatgcaaaatttgaaaaaaaaatttctcgaaCATACCTTGTATAGTTACTTtggaataatgaaatatttgttttttttaatagttagaTATATTTGTAGGAACCCTTGTATATAAATTGcgaaaatagaaacaaaatattttcgagtATACCTCctatatcatttaataatatttaaataagtattatctgaacaattaaatattaaagcTTCTTTACATgccaaaaataatcgaaaattttaaatagaaaccGGGTAGCGTGGAAAGGGGTTCTCGTCCTCTTTTCAGcaaaatcaagtttttcaaatttggtgcaatcattaCACTACCccctttatatttaaaattttcgaaaggCTGCTGGTATTTTCGTactgtaaattgaaatttaagaataaaaatccacaaagtttcaggtttttttttcataatacttaataattgaatttattacatACAAATGAACCGTATTGTATATATCTAAAAATCTCCTTGAGTGATAGATggggttttttttttgaaaaaccgtTACTTAAAATACAGTTATCTAACCCAGAAGCGactatttaattaaaaactcatttgatttgtaaaatacagacgtgaaaaaattaaattggaaatatagaaaaaaattctaagGACGAGTTACTCATCGGCCAACAGCCTCACCTTGAAACACGTTGCGTGGATCATCACTAAGAAATTATTCAATGGCCGCCAACAGtagaaatgatttaaaaagttCTCTttgtagtaaaaaaaatattacatgaaCGAGATGTTCAGGGccgaacaaaataaatttttaaataacaagaaatcatagaaaatttcaattacgtCATGTTACAAGGTTCCATATAAAGACATGGCGAATATGTTGTTTGACTTCGAAGGTGTTTTATGTGGgatgacaataatttttttttcattccttaatattagaataaaaatgatTCTCTATCTGATAAATACATGGACAAAGTATTTTTGTACAAACTTACCAGGTCAGTACTCATGGTATTGCAGCCTCTAAGAGGTAGAGTATATTCAATAGGTGATTTCTTGTGAATCCATTCTCCCATACAAGTGCTGTTTTTCGAAAGGCCTCTTGGATAAACCATTCCATTGAATCTTCCTGATTTAGTAGTTATACTCACTACAATTTCATCGTTATTACATTGAACTCGAATATCCGATGCTACTTCAAGTGAAGCTGAAACAAATCATGTATCAAGTCATATTCTCAGTTTTGTGTGATTCAATATATTCGTAATTGTCAATAAAATGACAAATTCATTGTAGAAAGAATATACTCCTACcctctgaaataattattaaactatCGATGGTTTATAAGTGGACTATCGATGGTTTATAAGTGGACTATCGATAAAAATTGATAGTACCGACTATCGATAGTTTCGTATCGCTTTGCATTTGGTCTGTTTCCAATAAAACGAAACaaattctgaaaatatattCAGTGACAGTTGACACCAGTATTGCCAGTCCAGATTATGAAATAGACGTAAGccagtatacagggtgtctcacgacgagttaaaactatctgtatatggcaaaaataatatcatgaaaatttctacgttcgGGTTCTCATATACGATATTTttgactaaaatattttcaaagatcgactgtaaaattcttattttaaatgaagcaccctatattttaatacatttttgaaatctacgtaaaattttagtatacttttgtctgaaaacttttttcgaaaaatgcatacttttcgagttattaatttttttgaaaaaactttgacTGTTGCAGgcctttataaattatttatttacgaggatacccttaaagataaaaaaaggtttctattcggttgctttaatcaaggtcagacgtatttgaatttatgttgaaaaatttttcattttatacagggtgtgtataaaaagtgttcaaaacttaacttcataaatatcaaatttctttatttttttcaaatagaaccacccggtttttccCACTTTAATGCATTCATgggtgaaaaataaggcaaattcatgtatactataacctaaccaaacgattttcgaaagtatctAACAATTGACTattgacagttaaataagttctcatatttttaagggtaacctcttaaaaaactaatttataagggtctacaacggtcaaattttttacaataaaattaataactcaaaaagtatgcatttttcgaaaaaaggtCTTAagcaaaagtatactaaaattttaagtagattgcaaaaatgtattaatatacagggtgttttatttaaaataacaaagttacagtcggccacatttgaaaatatattatatcgtATCTGAAAAcccaaatgtagaaattttcatgattttactactagtattttgccatatacagataagtttaactcgtcgtgagacaccctgtataattagtACGAATTGCATATAAGAATTTAGTAGATATACGTGAAATGGGGAAGTTAAGGTAGATAAAACTTACAAAATATTGAGTGTGTTTCCGTGTACGCTCGCTGTTTATTTTTTAACCACTTTTCGTAAAAGTGATCTATGTCTACAAGTCTTCATCAAATTGATCGTGAAAAACGTGTAACATAACAATGTGAATAAGTTTTGTATAAACTGTCCactatatttaaataaagtaaCAGAAAATACCCTGCAACCCCATCACAATCAGTTAGACAACGAACATCAACTGACACAGATCTCcgtaaacaaaaaacaagaattttacctgaaaatgaacaaaacaaGTGATAAAGCCGCTCAAACTGTCACCCTATTGCGAAAAGGTCAAAGTCAACGAAAAGTGGTCAGCGCTAACATGATTTAATCTGTTGGTTCCAGAGTTTACCATCGTTACCAAGAAACTAGTAACTTGAATCGAAGACGCGGTTTCAGAAGAAAACGGCGCACATCCAAAAGAGATGACCAATTAATTGTCAGCACATCACTGATGCTTAAATCTAACGAGAGCTCAGAGAAACGCAAGGAGTGGCTGGACAGCAAAAGGAAGATTTGAGACACCTAAACTTGAGGGAAAGAGGCtccaaattaaccccagcccACCGAGCAGTCCGTCTACGATTCACCACGATTAATGGGGCTCCGGTATCTTCTCAGAGGAAAGCTTGAATGGTAGAGATTTAAGTGaacgaatctacagaagacctaGAAGAAGAAACCTGGTTTTTGGACGAGTGTTTCTGGATGGTTTGGGCTGGTATTGCAATGGAACGTGAAGGATTAATTCCGATATATAGAAGAAATTTACGTCGTTTCCTACAGTTCATTTCAAAGCAGGAAAATGCCCGCCCACATACTACAGATCCCGTACGGTAGAATTTACAAGATGTTGAAATTGCCGTTATGGAAGCCCGGATTTAATTCTTATCCAGCATTTCTGATATGAAATTAAGAAACAAGGTTAGAAATTGTACATCAGCTACGAAATCGGACCTCAAAAGCCGTTTAGAAGccattattatttgtattttgacgAATTCAACCTTCTTaactgtttttcattatttgagaTTTCTtctcgtttgatatttttttaccaaaaaaaaaaacaactaattaTCAACGAAGGCTACTCATTACAAAATTAAGACTAATTGTTTTGAGATATTGTactcggaaaaagaatggaagctaCATATTTTTTGCTAGAGAGTTTTGACCACTAGTATGcgatttgaatcgattttttgctcACGAGTCTGATGAGTAATGTTATTTTgcaaatttctacaaattaaaagaaaatacgtAGGTTCTAAGATTTGCATTTGTAGGTTATGTTAGAAACTGCCTAAAATACGTAGAATTACGTAAAAATATGTAGAGTTGGCAACACTGTATGAGATATCATAGACAACTCTATGATGATATAATAAGAGAGATTTTTGTAATAAGTACAATACatcattcaatttaaaaaaacaaatcttgttttatattcattgagagtttcaaattataatttatctttCAAACCATAATCGTCAACTTTACATTCTCGTTTTAAATCCATGAGGGATCTTTGTTTGCATAAaagtaataaatgtatataCAATCTTTTATACAGGGTATCACACAATATGTTAAGTTCATTACTAAATTCATACAATGCCAGTGCGACACGAGGACATGCATTTATAAACAGCGAGGCAACGTCCATTGCATTGTGTCatatttattgtattcattatttCACGACATTggatttattaataatactgAGTTAAATCATAATATGCTGATGTcaatatttggaattaattGGAAATATCTGCTAATTAGTGTTATCAAGGTAATAGATGGCGAGGTTAGGTTGTTTACATTGCAATGACTTCATAGAGACAGTGCAGACACACGAGAGTGTCCGTCATGTTTGACTGGCTGAGATTTAGCATTTGTTCTTTCCATAATAACGCTttcaaaatcataatttataatcTAAAATACTTACTCAAAAACTTTTAAAGGGCTCACTGATATTTTTTACTGGAAAAAAAATAcgagaataatttattttgtattgtaatTTGGGTCATTAGATTCATGCGTAGTTTGACATTGTGCGTTCCTGTGCACAGATTTCTAATCCTAAACGTGTTCTGTCATCAGATTCATGCGCAGTTTGACATTGTGCGTTCCTGTGCACAGATTTCTAACCCTGAACACGTTTTGTCATTAGATTCATGCGCAGTTTGAAATAATGCGTTTGTGTTGCACAGATTTCTAATCTTGAGCTCGTTCTGTCATCAGATTAATGCGAAGTTTGAAATAATACGTTCGCGGTGTGAATAAAGCAAGTTCGggatttgaaattttgtgttcGTGGATGTATCCTCGGACTTGAGAAGGATTTTCAATGCGGCCCGTGTGCTTTCATGtcctttttgtgatatttaccaCAAAATAACATCTAACCTATGTGGTTTTCTacgtaa
This portion of the Diorhabda sublineata isolate icDioSubl1.1 chromosome X, icDioSubl1.1, whole genome shotgun sequence genome encodes:
- the LOC130450677 gene encoding cuticlin-4; this encodes MDTHSIGILKLFLFKMVVLVLCLTSTASAANLPPSTTSLEVASDIRVQCNNDEIVVSITTKSGRFNGMVYPRGLSKNSTCMGEWIHKKSPIEYTLPLRGCNTMSTDLDDGGIEYYNTIVVQPHLKLVTNQGRGFHIRCRYNTRNNTVTNDSLKVDLQGADRLTALAPMPGCSMRIFSGDPTKKEVAENVKIGDPLTLVVTLDEQDTYGIHVTDCLVRDGLGWGEQKLINDDGCPTDPEIMGMFRYSEDKTKAYVEFQAHKFPYTASVYYQCNVKLCLKADKSCDVEPTCWNSNGNRIRRQARSQTTEGEGTPATINVYSGLYVNEANDSAKTEEDSVFSEKTSDSICISQKSFAIGICIAGLILMLCVVAAILCLLAKRRKKTTSHSSGSIYSGPYTNTAYSHTS